TTAATTTAGATAATAATTTAGATTGTTCTTGGGATTTTTCAGTAATTAATTTGACTAAACGATCAATGGTAGctacattatatattttttgtgactcTTCATCAGATAATTTACTACTACAATCCAACTTTATTAAAAGGTTGTTGGGATCATACTTTTTAtcacaattaaaataatctGAACAGTTGTCATTATAATGATTtccattataataatattcacaGCAATTCTTTATATACTTCTTATATAATCCATAAATATGAGatacatatttacaataatttgttttttcactAGGAATCgtagaaattttattataaatatctttgtaaatttgaaaataatcaTGAAGTTCTTTATCctctttccatttgttcataGTATCATCAAAAAAGATGTAACAAGGACTTTCggataaatatttgttattaatataaaaaaatacttcttTAAGTATAGTAATAACAGGCTCTCTACTAACGTCATTAAAGTTAGaactatatattttccttaattCTCTATATAACCAATGCTTTAATAAATAACAACGTTCATCGCGCTTTGTGTTTATCGGCATTTCTGACAAATGCattaaattctttacaaGCTTATGACAAATGTTTCTAACTCCTTTATGCTGGCATTCAAaagattttaattttgtacagTATTGTTTGTAATAAACATTTGTATCATCTTCATCTAATAGTTTATATGCTTTATCTAAATCCGAATCATTTGGAATATAGTCCtgaaatttcaaaataaaaattaattaatttaattacTTAGATTAGGattgagaattttttttattatattgtataactgataaaaaaagttaattaactgttttataaattatttttatagaaagaaatatactttttcatttgagCCGTAATGTGGAATAAAGTTATTTTCGGTAATGCATGATTCGGCCCCATCACTCAAATCTCCTATATTTTGTCCTTCCTTTGAtccacaaaatattttatatttatcggaaaatatataatttagaCATTTTCCAGGGCATTTACTATTTATGAAATTTAACTCGTCAATATTTTCAGTAAATTTCgctttaaaataatttatttcgtCTTTATATCCCTGAGACAAGCTTTTATTTTGCTCCATATCtttatataaatcaaaaaaaaccTTCATATATTTGCAGTAACTTTCTCTTCCAGTATTCTCTAAAATAATCAATTTACCTTTTATAAAatcataatattcaacaaaatcatgtaaaattttcttattttctaATTGTTCTACAAGAAACTCGTATCTTTTGCTATTACAATATCCTTTTCCAGTAAATAAATTCCTTATTTCGTAAAGGAAAGGAATTATATTTCTAGTATCATTATTATCTTTGACTTTATCATATAGCCAGTAGTTCAAATAGTCACATTTCTTGTTATAAGTAAAATTCATAAATCGCAAATTTATCCGATTCCAGTTTCTTAATATTTCCTGAATACTGTgccaaattttacaaaaatcaAGATTCtgcataaaatatttatcatctGATGTTCCACAACTAACAGTGCTTCCTTTAGCGTAATAATCATCTAATTCTAAATAAAAGTTAAATAAAGATGAGCCTTTTTCTAAGAATTCCTAagaaaaatagtaaaataaataaattaatacaaGTTTtactatgaaaaaaattaaaatataatattttttaataaatcataaaatatttacaaaaatcatttaattgaaaatttaaaatacacacatatattaGTTATTTGATGATATGTATTCATGGTACCTTTTCTGAATTATGAAATGAGTTAAATGTTTC
This portion of the Plasmodium cynomolgi strain B DNA, scaffold: 0111, whole genome shotgun sequence genome encodes:
- a CDS encoding hypothetical protein (putative), producing MKYKKELYDFLEYYEYKKYMIDNKQHSPTECCKYIWNAFEIYKIMHSDFNSYYSGYYDKEIEKFKNVFANVKKELDYIEEKCDNNNLDLVFDKTKNVIRLIKENETKEVEFLEKGSSLFNFYLELDDYYAKGSTVSCGTSDDKYFMQNLDFCKIWHSIQEILRNWNRINLRFMNFTYNKKCDYLNYWLYDKVKDNNDTRNIIPFLYEIRNLFTGKGYCNSKRYEFLVEQLENKKILHDFVEYYDFIKGKLIILENTGRESYCKYMKVFFDLYKDMEQNKSLSQGYKDEINYFKAKFTENIDELNFINSKCPGKCLNYIFSDKYKIFCGSKEGQNIGDLSDGAESCITENNFIPHYGSNEKDYIPNDSDLDKAYKLLDEDDTNVYYKQYCTKLKSFECQHKGVRNICHKLVKNLMHLSEMPINTKRDERCYLLKHWLYRELRKIYSSNFNDVSREPVITILKEVFFYINNKYLSESPCYIFFDDTMNKWKEDKELHDYFQIYKDIYNKISTIPSEKTNYCKYVSHIYGLYKKYIKNCCEYYYNGNHYNDNCSDYFNCDKKYDPNNLLIKLDCSSKLSDEESQKIYNVATIDRLVKLITEKSQEQSKLLSKLITEKSQIQPELLDKSVTVKPHEQSELIFKDKIVLITSKNLFSALFNDPFYVAILGCFGLLGIFFIFFCFYKVNRYCFYKINTLCTI